In the genome of Salinispirillum sp. LH 10-3-1, one region contains:
- a CDS encoding ClpXP protease specificity-enhancing factor, with product MTDQQRMTDNKPYLIRAMYEWIEDNQCTPYMVVHTDLPGVRVPVDYVEDGKITLNIAGRSVQDLTLGNDEISFAASFGGVVHYISVPCYAVAAMFARENAQGMMFEVVVPEDGSDPDGPPSPAGKPSLKVVK from the coding sequence GTGACTGATCAACAACGTATGACCGACAACAAACCGTATCTTATTCGTGCGATGTACGAATGGATCGAAGATAACCAGTGTACTCCTTATATGGTAGTGCATACTGATTTGCCTGGGGTGCGTGTGCCGGTCGACTACGTTGAAGACGGAAAAATCACGCTTAATATTGCCGGGCGTTCAGTGCAAGACCTGACGCTGGGCAATGATGAAATATCCTTTGCCGCATCATTTGGTGGTGTCGTGCATTACATTTCGGTGCCTTGCTATGCAGTTGCGGCGATGTTCGCCCGTGAGAACGCGCAAGGCATGATGTTTGAGGTCGTGGTGCCCGAAGACGGTAGTGATCCTGATGGTCCACCTTCGCCTGCAGGCAAGCCCTCGCTGAAAGTCGTTAAATAA
- the petA gene encoding ubiquinol-cytochrome c reductase iron-sulfur subunit — MSQDGVNTGRRRFLMAATGVVGAAGGVGVAVPFLSSWQPSERAKAIGAPVSVDISSLEPGQMIVVEWRGKPIFVLRRTPEALERLTQQTLLARLADPDSSQPQQPDYAANAFRSRGEELLVIEGVCTHLGCAPQYLPQVVPQAFDANWLGGFFCPCHGSAFDLAGRVYRGVPAPSNLVVPPHFLDGTVLTIGEDGGAA, encoded by the coding sequence ATGAGTCAAGACGGCGTGAACACAGGCCGCCGACGCTTCCTGATGGCTGCTACCGGTGTGGTAGGAGCGGCAGGTGGTGTCGGGGTAGCTGTGCCCTTCCTGTCCTCGTGGCAGCCAAGTGAGCGAGCCAAGGCCATTGGCGCTCCGGTGTCCGTAGATATTTCTAGCCTAGAGCCTGGTCAAATGATCGTGGTTGAGTGGCGCGGCAAGCCTATTTTTGTCCTGCGTCGCACACCGGAAGCGTTAGAGCGCTTGACTCAGCAGACTTTGTTGGCGCGTTTGGCTGATCCTGATTCCTCTCAGCCACAGCAGCCAGACTACGCTGCCAATGCATTCCGATCGCGCGGTGAAGAGCTTTTGGTCATCGAGGGTGTGTGTACGCACCTTGGTTGTGCGCCTCAGTACCTGCCACAAGTTGTGCCGCAGGCTTTTGATGCGAACTGGCTGGGCGGCTTCTTCTGCCCTTGCCATGGTTCAGCGTTTGATTTGGCGGGTCGTGTATATCGCGGTGTACCTGCTCCTTCTAACCTAGTAGTGCCTCCGCATTTCTTGGATGGTACCGTATTGACGATCGGTGAAGATGGGGGTGCTGCCTGA
- a CDS encoding glutathione S-transferase N-terminal domain-containing protein produces the protein MGVVAKRSSMTFFSDPASHYSHRVRIVLAEKGVAVDIVDSDPDDVPQDVTDINPYNTLPTLVDRDLVLYEPNVMMEYLDERFPHPPLLPVYPVARGESRLYMYRIQRDWCSLVDIIVAGKDRAAVTEAREKLAESIVGISPIFGEKPYFMSEDFTLVDCCVAPILWRLQDLGIDIEDRADKNLKKYMERVFARESFELSLSEVESEMRD, from the coding sequence ATGGGCGTAGTGGCCAAAAGGTCATCCATGACGTTTTTTTCGGATCCGGCGTCGCATTACAGTCATCGTGTGCGCATAGTACTGGCTGAGAAGGGTGTGGCGGTAGACATAGTAGACAGTGATCCAGATGATGTGCCGCAGGATGTCACCGATATTAACCCATACAATACATTGCCCACTTTGGTAGATCGCGACCTAGTGTTGTACGAGCCGAACGTGATGATGGAATACTTGGATGAGCGTTTCCCTCATCCGCCGTTATTGCCTGTCTATCCAGTGGCGCGCGGTGAGAGCCGGTTGTATATGTATCGGATTCAGCGTGATTGGTGCTCATTGGTTGATATTATTGTCGCCGGAAAGGACCGTGCAGCGGTTACTGAGGCGCGTGAAAAGTTGGCAGAAAGTATTGTCGGTATTTCGCCCATCTTTGGTGAGAAGCCTTATTTTATGAGCGAAGACTTCACTCTGGTTGATTGTTGCGTTGCCCCTATTTTGTGGCGGCTGCAGGATCTGGGTATCGACATTGAAGATCGGGCTGACAAGAATCTCAAGAAATACATGGAGCGTGTCTTTGCTCGTGAATCTTTTGAGTTGAGTTTGTCCGAAGTAGAGAGTGAAATGCGTGACTGA
- the rpsI gene encoding 30S ribosomal protein S9 — protein sequence MMSTQYYGTGRRKTSTARVFMRPGTGVITVNNKTLDAYFGRETSRMVVRQPLELTESVGKFDLFVTVAGGGASGQAGAIRHGLTRALMQYDETLRPALRAAGYVTRDAREVERKKVGLRKARKRPQFSKR from the coding sequence GTGATGTCTACTCAATACTACGGAACTGGTCGTCGTAAAACCTCTACCGCGCGCGTCTTTATGCGTCCCGGTACAGGTGTGATTACGGTCAATAACAAAACTCTGGATGCCTATTTTGGCCGTGAAACTTCTCGCATGGTTGTTCGTCAGCCATTGGAGTTGACGGAATCTGTTGGCAAGTTCGATTTGTTCGTTACTGTTGCTGGTGGTGGTGCGAGTGGTCAGGCTGGGGCAATTCGCCACGGTTTGACTCGTGCCCTGATGCAATACGACGAAACATTGCGTCCAGCATTGCGTGCTGCGGGTTATGTTACTCGTGACGCGCGTGAAGTTGAGCGTAAGAAAGTTGGCTTGCGTAAAGCACGTAAGCGTCCGCAGTTCTCTAAGCGTTAA
- a CDS encoding trimeric intracellular cation channel family protein yields the protein MSLADLIYLLEFVGIMAFAISGMLEAQNRDMDPVGVFAIACITAFGGGTLRDVILDHQPVYWISHQEFPIIILLLTIAFSYVPRLRAIPARAMILPDAIGLGIFTVLGTQLALSMGTPAFSACLLGVITGTFGGLARDIICNEVPFIFRKEHLYASCALAGAMTFYGLTFLVEGDAIPILVALAVTVVMRLLSVHFDLRLQRH from the coding sequence ATGAGCTTAGCCGATCTTATTTACCTTCTTGAGTTTGTAGGGATCATGGCGTTCGCCATCTCCGGCATGCTGGAAGCACAGAATAGGGATATGGATCCCGTCGGGGTATTCGCCATCGCCTGTATTACGGCGTTTGGAGGCGGCACCCTGCGCGATGTCATACTGGATCATCAACCAGTTTACTGGATATCACATCAAGAATTTCCCATCATCATTTTGCTGCTGACCATTGCCTTCAGCTATGTCCCGCGCCTGCGTGCTATTCCCGCTCGCGCCATGATCCTTCCGGACGCCATAGGCCTGGGAATCTTTACCGTATTAGGGACACAATTGGCCTTGTCGATGGGGACACCGGCCTTCAGCGCTTGTCTACTCGGAGTTATTACGGGAACCTTTGGCGGACTGGCACGAGATATAATCTGTAACGAAGTGCCTTTCATATTCCGCAAAGAGCACCTGTACGCGTCCTGTGCGCTGGCAGGAGCGATGACCTTTTACGGCTTAACCTTTTTGGTTGAAGGCGACGCCATACCTATTCTGGTGGCATTAGCCGTAACGGTGGTCATGCGCTTGTTATCGGTTCACTTTGATTTACGATTACAGCGGCATTGA
- a CDS encoding cytochrome b N-terminal domain-containing protein, with amino-acid sequence MSSEKNTGLMGWIDARIPLTRTMEKHVTKYYAPKNFNFWYVFGVLAMLVFANQILTGIWLTMKYVPSAEEAFRSVEYIMRDVQWGWLIRYMHSTGASMFFVVIYLHMFRAILYGSYQKPRELIWIFGMCIYLLLMAEAFMGYVLPWGQMSYWGAQVIISLFGAVPVIGDPLVEWIRGDYLISTATLNRFFALHVIALPLVLAGLVFLHIVALHEVGSNNPDGIDIKKNLNEQGVPVDGIPFHPYYTIGKDLVAIVIFLMVFCGIIFFAPEAGNYFLEKDNFTPADPLKTPENIHPVWYFGAFYAMLRAITFDILFLDAKLLGVMVMGAAIAILFVLPWLDRSPVRSWRYKGIFSRVGIVIFAAAFMLLTWLGIQPATELYTLLAQICTAIYFAFFLGMPFFTKYEKTKPVPERVTS; translated from the coding sequence ATGAGTAGCGAGAAAAATACTGGTTTGATGGGCTGGATTGATGCCCGCATTCCTTTGACGCGTACGATGGAAAAGCACGTCACCAAGTATTACGCGCCAAAAAACTTCAACTTCTGGTACGTTTTTGGCGTGTTGGCAATGTTGGTATTCGCTAACCAGATACTGACAGGTATCTGGTTGACCATGAAGTATGTGCCAAGTGCGGAAGAAGCTTTTCGTTCGGTCGAGTACATCATGCGCGACGTGCAGTGGGGCTGGCTGATCCGTTACATGCATTCGACCGGAGCGTCGATGTTTTTCGTTGTGATCTACCTGCATATGTTCCGTGCTATTTTGTACGGCTCATACCAGAAGCCGCGTGAGCTGATCTGGATTTTTGGTATGTGTATCTACCTGCTGTTGATGGCAGAGGCCTTTATGGGCTACGTATTGCCTTGGGGTCAGATGTCCTATTGGGGTGCTCAGGTAATTATCTCACTGTTTGGTGCTGTTCCTGTCATCGGTGACCCACTGGTAGAGTGGATTCGTGGTGACTACCTGATTTCGACAGCAACCCTCAATCGCTTCTTTGCATTGCACGTTATTGCGTTGCCTTTAGTATTGGCGGGCTTGGTGTTCTTGCACATCGTTGCCTTACACGAAGTGGGTTCAAACAATCCTGATGGCATAGATATTAAGAAGAATCTGAACGAGCAGGGCGTACCTGTTGATGGTATTCCGTTCCATCCTTACTACACGATCGGTAAGGACTTGGTAGCCATCGTCATTTTCTTAATGGTTTTCTGTGGCATTATCTTCTTTGCTCCTGAAGCGGGTAACTATTTCTTGGAGAAGGATAACTTCACCCCGGCGGATCCGTTGAAGACGCCCGAGAATATTCACCCGGTTTGGTACTTCGGGGCTTTCTACGCGATGTTGCGTGCCATTACCTTCGACATCCTGTTCCTTGATGCAAAACTTCTGGGTGTCATGGTGATGGGAGCTGCAATTGCAATTCTCTTCGTTTTACCTTGGTTGGACCGCAGTCCTGTGCGCTCTTGGCGTTATAAGGGCATCTTTAGTCGCGTAGGTATCGTGATTTTTGCCGCCGCATTCATGTTGTTGACTTGGTTGGGTATTCAACCAGCAACGGAGCTGTATACTTTGTTGGCGCAGATTTGTACGGCCATCTACTTTGCTTTCTTCCTTGGTATGCCTTTCTTTACCAAATACGAGAAGACTAAGCCGGTACCAGAGAGGGTAACAAGCTAA
- a CDS encoding NAD(P)/FAD-dependent oxidoreductase, with translation MQHVDVLVIGAGAAGLMCAITAAQRGRSVVVVDHANKPGKKILMSGGGRCNFTNLTIEPENFLSNNPHFCKSALSRYTQWDFISLVAAHGIPYHEKEFGQLFCDHSSKDILEMLLREAEEAGVKILLKTSTQYPKYEHGTWRVTTSSGGFQASSVVVATGGPPIPTMGATDWGQKFAASLGHSLVPYRASLVPYTAAPADKGAWTELPGVSLRAELTVASRSWLGDVLFTHRGLSGPAVLQITNYWQEGEALTIDWWPGHDLLDEWHRLRQTQGRQLLRSWLSEQLPKRVVAWLVSDWSGERKSIADLRQEEVFELGQRIHAYRFQPAGTEGYRTAEVTLGGVSTEDVSSRTMESNLHQGLYFIGEVLDVTGHLGGYNFQWAWSSGHAAGCVV, from the coding sequence GTGCAACACGTGGACGTATTGGTCATCGGTGCCGGAGCGGCAGGACTAATGTGTGCGATCACCGCTGCACAGCGCGGACGTTCCGTTGTGGTGGTGGACCACGCCAATAAGCCTGGTAAGAAGATTCTGATGTCCGGCGGTGGGCGCTGTAATTTCACGAATCTCACAATCGAACCAGAAAATTTCCTGTCCAATAACCCGCACTTCTGTAAGTCAGCGCTGAGTCGCTACACCCAATGGGATTTCATTTCTTTGGTGGCTGCGCATGGCATTCCTTATCACGAGAAGGAGTTTGGTCAGTTATTTTGCGATCACAGCAGTAAAGATATTTTGGAGATGTTGTTGCGTGAAGCAGAGGAGGCTGGGGTCAAGATCCTACTTAAGACTTCCACGCAGTACCCCAAGTATGAACATGGCACGTGGCGGGTTACAACCTCCTCCGGGGGGTTTCAGGCCAGCTCGGTAGTCGTCGCTACCGGGGGCCCTCCGATTCCTACCATGGGGGCTACTGATTGGGGACAAAAATTTGCAGCCAGTCTAGGCCACTCTCTCGTGCCTTATCGTGCCTCCTTGGTACCTTACACCGCAGCACCAGCGGATAAAGGCGCATGGACTGAATTGCCCGGTGTATCCTTGCGTGCGGAGCTCACTGTAGCGTCGCGTAGCTGGCTTGGCGATGTGTTGTTTACTCATCGTGGCCTAAGTGGCCCAGCAGTATTGCAGATTACTAACTATTGGCAGGAAGGCGAGGCTTTGACCATTGATTGGTGGCCGGGCCATGATCTGCTCGATGAATGGCATCGGTTACGGCAAACACAGGGTCGACAGCTGTTACGGAGCTGGTTAAGCGAGCAGTTACCCAAGCGAGTTGTGGCATGGTTGGTCAGTGATTGGTCGGGTGAGCGCAAGTCTATCGCCGATCTACGCCAGGAAGAAGTGTTCGAGCTGGGACAGCGGATACATGCATATCGTTTTCAACCAGCCGGCACCGAGGGTTACCGAACTGCAGAAGTTACCTTGGGTGGTGTCAGTACGGAAGACGTGTCGTCCCGTACCATGGAGAGTAATCTTCATCAGGGACTGTACTTTATTGGCGAGGTATTGGATGTCACCGGGCATCTAGGTGGGTACAATTTCCAATGGGCATGGTCGTCAGGCCATGCCGCTGGGTGTGTCGTTTAA
- a CDS encoding cytochrome c1 has translation MKKVVFTLLVALLPVLASAAKGPEWLDRINTDQADTRSLQRGAQVYFNNCMGCHGLEYARYNRVAKDLEIPEDIFQEYLMSTDQRIGDLMTIAMSRQDGTRFFGVAPPDLTLIARVRGTDWLYTYLRGFYADETRPYGVNNVVYPDVGMPHAMVDAQGLCAEPPKPVAGVRIDPLTGDRISEGGCERYLTEGQLSKVEFDQSMFDLVNFLEYMGEPIKLERQRLGWFVMAFLTVFLAFSWLLYRELWKDVK, from the coding sequence ATGAAAAAGGTTGTTTTTACTTTGTTAGTGGCGCTGTTGCCTGTCTTGGCATCAGCGGCAAAAGGGCCTGAATGGCTGGATCGTATCAATACCGATCAGGCCGATACACGTTCATTGCAGCGTGGTGCTCAGGTGTACTTCAATAACTGCATGGGTTGTCATGGCCTTGAGTACGCACGCTACAATCGCGTTGCCAAGGATCTGGAAATTCCGGAAGATATTTTTCAGGAATATCTGATGAGCACGGATCAGCGGATCGGTGATCTTATGACCATTGCGATGTCTCGTCAGGATGGAACACGCTTCTTCGGGGTGGCGCCGCCAGACTTGACCCTGATTGCACGCGTGCGTGGTACTGATTGGTTGTATACTTACCTGCGTGGTTTTTACGCAGACGAGACGCGTCCATACGGCGTAAATAACGTGGTGTATCCTGATGTAGGCATGCCGCACGCAATGGTGGATGCGCAAGGTCTGTGTGCCGAGCCGCCAAAGCCAGTGGCTGGCGTTCGAATCGACCCGTTGACGGGTGATCGGATCAGTGAAGGTGGTTGTGAGCGCTATTTGACCGAAGGGCAGTTGTCCAAGGTGGAGTTCGATCAATCAATGTTTGATCTGGTGAACTTCCTTGAGTACATGGGCGAGCCCATCAAATTAGAGCGTCAGCGTTTGGGATGGTTCGTAATGGCCTTTCTGACCGTGTTCTTGGCGTTCTCTTGGTTGCTGTACCGTGAGCTCTGGAAAGACGTTAAGTAA